TTTATAATATTATATGTATTTATTTATTATTTATTTAAATATTTATTTTATTAATAAATTAAGTGAATAGTATTTTAGTTGGATGAATAATGTTTTAGTACGATGAATATTATCATACCAGAATTTGGTGTGAAATTACAGTATTACACTAAAATGATGTGATTCTTAGTGTTGAGTTGAAAAAATATTTTGTGTTAAAATCATATTTTAAAATAGTGTTTTAGTATTGGATTGGAAATTTAGTAACATAATCAATGACAATACATAATTTCTCTAGTCATGGCCTCGATATATAATTACATTACACTAACGTAAAGAGTAGCCGACACTCATTGGCACAAAGAGAGGAAAAGTGGCTACGCCGCAAGGCCTACTATAACATGGGTAAAGCGAACCATGTCGTCCAAAAGCTTGAAATCATAAAAGTCTCATGTGTCCCATTTTTGTATTATTTTTTATTTTACACGCACATAAGTCCGTTCAATTAGTTCGGATGTTTTTGTCTTTTTGGAGTATAAAATTTAAAATTTAGTGGAACTGCCCCTATATACATAAACACACAAATTCACTATTTAATATTTTTTTGTAACACCAATTCAATATTTAATCAAAAACATCATTTTCTCTCATTTCTATTCCTATCTCTCAGGTTATTTGACAAATAAACTCTAAAAATTACTTATTTAACGGTGCTATGTACTTGCTTGTCTCTCTAGAAACTCTCTCTAGAGTTTTAGACTCTCTCTCGGGATTCCTTTCCTGAAAGAGCTAAATTCTCCAAATCTTCTAACCAAAATCAATCCGACTATCCTTGCATGTAAAGATCGTCTCTTCAGCTTCACTTTGATCTAAAAATCTTTCTCTTACAAGATGTCTTTAGAAATGGACAAAGCGATGCTTGCATTATCCCTTACAGAAGATGATGATGCTCCGTTTAACCTTCCGGATCTACCTCAATACTATGCTACTGAAAGGAATGCCAACAGTCTGATTGGCCGTTTACTCAACCCAGAACATCAAAATATGGCAAACTTGATCCTCGAGATGCCGCGCAAATGGCAGAAAAACAATCGGGTCAGAGGTATCACACTTACAAGGGAGAGATTCCAGTTTATCTTCAACCATGCACATGATCTAGAAGAAATTCTAGAAAAAGGTTTTCACACCTTTGATGATTGGGGTTTAGCGGTTGAAAGATGGGTGGAACATCCTCCTCCAGGTTTTCTACAAAGCGTGCAAATCTGGATGCAAATCAAGAACATACCGGTGAATCATTACACAAAAGAAGCTATCTCTGAACTTGGTGGTCTGATCGGCCATGTAATAGAAGTTGCGTTTGATCCTGACAAGCCTCAAAGACAAGATTACGTAAGAGTCAAAATTCTCTTAGACGTCTCCAAGCCACTAAAGAAATCAAGAATCCTGAACCTACCAGGAGGAGGAAAAACTACAATTTTATACTTCTATGAGAAGGTACAGAGGCGATGTACTCACTGTCAGAGACTTACACATGCAAAAGATTGATGTCCCTTTCTAGCTCACCAACAAGATCTTCCTAGGAACATAACTCCATCAACATCATCTTCTCATCAAGTTCAAGTTCGACCAATCTTGTCTGACACAGATCTTCTGTTTGGAGTCTTAAATGAAAACCAAGTCGGGATCAACTCTTCAACAGGCAGGCCAAAGATAAATTCAGAAGTTCTGCAAGAAATGAGAAACTACCTTCTGGCGTCAAGTAATGAAGATAGGTTGATCAGAGAACAAAGAGTGATATCATCAGTTAGAGAAGCAGAAAAGGATCCCATCACTCGGAAGACTGTTTTACAGTTAGAAACTCCTCCAAGCTTCACAACCGATATCAACAAAGGAAAAGGAATTGTCTTTGGTTATGATACTGATTCATCCTCTACTCAGTCTACTATCAAAGATCATCAAGGACCAAAGCTAATGGCTGAAGCAATACAGTCAGCTCGGAAATTAGATCACAATGATCTGGATGCTTTCTCAAGATTATCTCTGCCTTACTCCTCAAGCTAAACGGGTTCTCAGACTATCTTCTCTTCATCAGAGATATCCGGAGCTTCTCTCAACAAAGGCAAGAGACGCCGTAGGCCAGGCAAGTTTACAAGAATTGCTCGTACAAAACAAGGAACAACAACAACTGCAAGCTCTTCTAAGAATCCTACTCTCAAAGTGGCGGGTCAAGTTAAAAGAAAGGCGGAAACAGAATTGGTGGGTGCATCCAAAGTTGCTCGAAGCAATGCATCAAAGACGGTCCCGAGTGGGGGNNNNNNNNNNNNNNNNNNNNNNNNNNNNNNNNNNNNNNNNNNNNNNNNNNNNNNNNNNNNNNNNNNNNNNNNNNNNNNNNNNNNNNNNNNNNNNNNNNNNNNNNNNNNNNNNNNNNNNNNNNNNNNNNNNNNNNNNNNNNNNNNNNNNNNNNNNNNNNNNNNNNNNNNNNNNNNNNNNNNNNNNNNNNNNNNNNNNNNNNNNNNNNNNNNNNNNNNNNNNNNNNNNNNNNNNNNNNNNNNNNNNNNNNNNNNNNNNNNNNNNNNNNNNNNNNNNNNNNNNNNNNNNNNNNNNNNNNNNNNNNNNNNNNNNNNNNNNNNNNNNNNNNNNNNNNNNNNNNNNNNNNNNNNNNNNNNNNNNNNNNNNNNNNNNNNNNNNNNNNNNNNNNNNNNNNNNNNNNNNNNNNNNNNNNNNNNNNNNNNNNNNNNNNNNNNNNNNNNNNNNNNNNNNNNNNNNNNNNNNNNNNNNNNNNNNNNNNNNNNNNNNNNNNNNNNNNNNNNNNNNNNNNNNNNNNNNNNNNNNNNNNNNNNNNNNNNNNNNNNNNNNNNNNNNNNNNNNNNNNNNGGGGGGGGGGGGGGGGGGGTGTCTTTCTCTTTTTTGGAAAAACAATATAGAAGTCGAAGTCCTGTATGCAGACAAGAATATTTTGGATTTAAAAATTATATATGAAGATAAGCAGTTCCATTTGTCGTGTGTGTATGGTAACCTTTCTTTCAAACTCAGGCATCTAGTTTGGGAAAGATTACTCAGATTTCGTGTAAATAGAACTGGAAGCTGGTGTATGCTAGGTGATTTCAACGAGATTCTAAACAACTTTGAAAAGATTGGAGGTCCTAGGAGGAATGATTCTACATTCCAAGATTTTTCGGAAATGCTTCAGATTTGTGGTATGATGGAACTTCCTAGCACAGGTAACAGCTTCACTTGGAGTGGTAGAAGAGGTAACCTTTGGATTCAAAGCAAGCTAGATAGAGCATTTGGGAACAAGGATTGGTTCTCACAATTTCATGCGGCAAACCAAGCTTTCTTACCCAAACGTGGCTCTGACCATCGTCCGGTTTTGGTTAAACTAATATCTTCTCAAGAATCTTACAAGGGGTCTTTTAGATTTGACAAAAGGATGCTGCAGAAGCCTTTAGTTCGAGAAGCTATTAACAACGCCTGGAATTCGAACTTGCAAAGTACAAACAATTCTGTGGCTTCTCGACTCAGATTGTGTAGGAAAGCCTTAAGTAAATGGAAAAAAGAAAATCAACTAAACTCAAAGGATATGATTTCTAAGCTTCAAGCAGATCTTGAAGATGAAGAATCTCTAATTTCTCCATCCTTTGGTAGGATGGATTTCCTTAAGAGGTCCTTAGTCCGACCTTATAAAGACGAGGAAAATTTTTGGAAACAGAAAAATAAAGATGTTTGGATTCTTCATGGAGATAGTAATACAAAAGTCTTTCATGAGGTTGTTAAAGCTTCAAGATCAAGGAATGAAATTGGGAAACTGCTTGATAAAAATGGGTTTTATCAACGGTCAAAAGCTTCGAAGGGGCAGGTAGCTATCCAATATTTTTTGGATCTTTTCAAGTCTACAAA
This genomic interval from Brassica oleracea var. oleracea cultivar TO1000 chromosome C2, BOL, whole genome shotgun sequence contains the following:
- the LOC106324316 gene encoding uncharacterized protein LOC106324316 gives rise to the protein MDKAMLALSLTEDDDAPFNLPDLPQYYATERNANSLIGRLLNPEHQNMANLILEMPRKWQKNNRVRGITLTRERFQFIFNHAHDLEEILEKGFHTFDDWGLAVERWVEHPPPGFLQSVQIWMQIKNIPVNHYTKEAISELGGLIGHVIEVAFDPDKPQRQDYVRVKILLDVSKPLKKSRILNLPGGGKTTILYFYEKVQRRSHQQDLPRNITPSTSSSHQVQVRPILSDTDLLFGVLNENQVGINSSTGRPKINSEVLQEMRNYLLASSNEDRLIREQRVISSVREAEKDPITRKTVLQLETPPSFTTDINKGKGIVFGYDTDSSSTQSTIKDHQGPKLMAEAIQSARKLDHNDLDAFSRLSLPYSSS